A window of Streptomyces sp. SAI-127 contains these coding sequences:
- a CDS encoding adenosine deaminase: protein MTATRVDADLIRRLPKAVLHDHLDGGLRPATVVELAAEAGHTLPTTDPDELAAWYFEAANSGDLVRYIATFEHTLAVMQTREGLLRTAEEYVLDLAADGVVYGEVRYAPELNTNGELTMAEVVETVQEGLAAGMAKAAAAGTPVRVGTLLCGMRMFDRVREAADLAVAFRDAGVVGFDIAGAEDGFPAADHRDAFEHLRRESVPFTIHAGEAHGLPSIHQAVQVCGAQRLGHGVRITEDIVDGKLGRLAGWVRDHRIALEMCPTSNLQTGAATSIAEHPITALKDLGFRVTLNTDNRLVSGTTMTREMSLLVEEAGWTVEDLRTVTVNALKSAFIPFDERTALIEDVVLPGYAL from the coding sequence ATGACCGCTACGCGCGTAGACGCCGACCTGATCCGCCGCCTCCCCAAGGCCGTCCTGCACGACCACCTCGACGGCGGCCTGCGCCCCGCGACCGTGGTGGAGCTCGCGGCGGAGGCCGGTCACACCCTGCCCACCACCGACCCGGACGAGCTCGCCGCCTGGTACTTCGAGGCCGCCAACTCCGGCGACCTGGTGCGCTACATAGCCACCTTCGAACACACCCTCGCCGTCATGCAGACGCGCGAGGGCCTGCTGCGCACGGCCGAGGAGTACGTCCTCGACCTGGCCGCCGACGGGGTCGTGTACGGCGAGGTGCGCTACGCCCCCGAGCTGAACACCAACGGCGAACTGACCATGGCCGAGGTCGTCGAGACGGTCCAGGAGGGCCTGGCCGCCGGTATGGCGAAGGCCGCCGCCGCGGGCACTCCGGTGCGGGTCGGGACGCTGCTGTGCGGGATGCGGATGTTCGACCGGGTGCGCGAGGCCGCCGACCTGGCCGTGGCCTTCCGGGACGCCGGTGTCGTCGGCTTCGACATCGCCGGCGCCGAGGACGGCTTCCCGGCCGCCGACCACCGGGACGCCTTCGAGCACCTGCGCCGCGAGAGCGTGCCGTTCACCATCCACGCCGGTGAGGCCCACGGCCTGCCCAGCATCCACCAGGCCGTGCAGGTGTGCGGCGCCCAGCGCCTCGGCCACGGGGTACGGATCACCGAGGACATCGTCGACGGCAAGCTCGGCCGGCTCGCGGGCTGGGTGCGGGACCACCGGATCGCCCTGGAGATGTGCCCGACCTCCAACCTCCAGACCGGCGCCGCCACCTCGATCGCCGAGCACCCCATCACCGCCCTGAAGGACCTGGGATTCCGGGTCACCCTCAACACCGACAACCGGCTCGTGTCGGGTACGACGATGACCCGGGAGATGTCCCTGCTGGTGGAGGAGGCCGGCTGGACGGTCGAGGACCTGCGCACGGTCACGGTGAACGCTCTCAAGAGCGCGTTCATCCCCTTCGACGAGCGCACGGCCCTCATCGAGGACGTCGTCCTGCCGGGCTACGCGCTCTGA
- a CDS encoding VOC family protein produces the protein MRRIALVTLVVDDYDEAIRFYTEALGFRLVEDAPRSDGSRWVVVRPDEREGGTDLLLARAKGEAQQARVGDQTGGRVGFFLQTDDFARDHARMLAAGVTFLEEPRHEPYGSVAVFQDLYGNRWDLLQPAD, from the coding sequence ATGAGACGCATCGCCCTGGTCACCCTCGTCGTCGACGACTACGACGAGGCGATCCGCTTCTACACCGAAGCCCTCGGCTTCCGGCTCGTCGAGGACGCGCCCCGCTCCGACGGCTCCCGCTGGGTCGTCGTACGGCCGGACGAGCGCGAAGGCGGCACCGACCTGCTGCTCGCCCGCGCCAAGGGCGAGGCTCAGCAGGCCCGGGTGGGTGACCAGACCGGCGGGCGCGTCGGATTCTTCCTGCAGACCGACGATTTCGCCCGCGACCACGCCCGCATGCTCGCCGCGGGCGTGACCTTCCTGGAGGAGCCGCGCCACGAGCCCTACGGCTCGGTCGCCGTCTTCCAGGACCTCTACGGAAACCGCTGGGACCTGCTCCAGCCCGCCGACTGA
- a CDS encoding dienelactone hydrolase family protein: MTELPKSTGAPARQNVTFPSGGTTAHGYLALPPSGSGPGVIVIQEWWGLTDHIADVADRLAAEGFVALAPDLYGGNVAHESAEALRMMQDLPVSRGVELLSGAVDHLLALDEVTSDTVGAVGFCMGGGFVLYLAAADPRVSAAVPFYGVIQGELPDFSGLKAEILGHYGELDESIPAKSLDALRETVQEQSGITPDLRLYPANHAFFNDGRPVYDAESATRAWESTVPFLHERLG, translated from the coding sequence ATGACAGAACTGCCGAAGTCGACTGGAGCTCCCGCCCGCCAGAACGTCACCTTCCCGAGCGGCGGCACCACCGCGCACGGTTATCTGGCACTGCCGCCGTCCGGGAGCGGGCCGGGCGTCATCGTGATCCAGGAGTGGTGGGGCCTGACCGACCACATCGCCGACGTCGCCGACCGGCTGGCGGCGGAGGGCTTCGTGGCCCTCGCCCCCGATCTCTACGGCGGCAATGTCGCCCACGAGAGCGCCGAGGCCCTGCGGATGATGCAGGACCTCCCGGTCTCCCGGGGTGTGGAGCTGCTCTCCGGCGCGGTCGACCACCTGCTGGCCCTGGACGAGGTCACCTCGGACACCGTCGGCGCGGTCGGCTTCTGCATGGGCGGCGGATTCGTGCTGTACCTCGCGGCGGCCGACCCCCGGGTGAGTGCCGCGGTGCCGTTCTACGGCGTGATCCAGGGCGAGCTGCCCGACTTCTCGGGCCTGAAGGCGGAGATCCTGGGCCACTACGGCGAGCTCGACGAGAGCATCCCGGCGAAGAGCCTCGACGCTCTGCGCGAGACCGTCCAGGAGCAGTCCGGAATCACCCCGGACCTGCGCCTCTACCCGGCGAACCACGCCTTCTTCAACGACGGCCGCCCGGTCTACGACGCCGAGTCCGCCACCCGCGCATGGGAGAGCACGGTGCCCTTCCTGCACGAGCGGCTGGGCTAG
- a CDS encoding pyridoxamine 5'-phosphate oxidase family protein has translation MTITESRTLEQRKRDVLTRLERETDIWVASADADGLPCLVALWFVWDGESVWLSTRITNPTGRNLRDGGRTRLAFGDTQDVVLIDGDVRTYGGEDVRAAAIDLFMAKTGWDPRRDSASYAFFQVRPRTVQALNGQHEMRGRHVMQDGVWAV, from the coding sequence ATGACGATCACCGAGAGCCGCACCCTCGAACAGCGCAAGCGCGACGTACTGACCAGGCTGGAGCGGGAGACGGACATCTGGGTGGCCTCGGCGGACGCCGACGGGCTGCCCTGTCTGGTCGCGCTGTGGTTCGTCTGGGACGGCGAGTCCGTCTGGCTGTCCACGCGGATCACCAATCCCACGGGCCGCAATCTGCGCGACGGCGGGCGCACCCGGCTGGCGTTCGGGGACACCCAGGACGTCGTGCTCATCGACGGGGATGTGCGTACCTACGGCGGGGAGGACGTGCGGGCCGCGGCGATCGACCTCTTCATGGCGAAGACGGGCTGGGACCCACGCCGCGACAGCGCCTCCTACGCCTTCTTCCAGGTGCGCCCGCGCACCGTGCAGGCCCTCAACGGACAGCACGAGATGCGCGGGCGGCACGTCATGCAGGACGGCGTGTGGGCCGTCTGA
- a CDS encoding sugar phosphate isomerase/epimerase and 4-hydroxyphenylpyruvate domain-containing protein — MRKSIATVCLSGTLTEKLTAASRAGFDGVEIFENDLLASPLAPEEIAARTADLGLGIDLYQPMRDIEAVPEEIFARNLRRARHKFELMRRLGADTVLVCSSIAPQAVDDDALAAEQLSRLADLAQEFGIKVAYEALAWGRHVSTYGHAWRIVEAADHPALGTCLDSFHILSRASGPEDLKGIADIPGDKIFFLQLADAPLMAMDVLQWSRHYRCFPGQGGFDVAGLLRHVLNAGYDGPLSLEVFNDVFRQADAGRTALDGLRSLLALEENAGVSPLPAPVIPSGVAFAELATSDPEPVGELLTALGFTRTARHHGKPVDLWEQGGARILVNTGAAGRRTDTTLAAVGLETADPAASARRAEALLAPALPKRRAAQDVPLESIAAPDGTEVLFCSTGRPELPSWTDDFTYTAESGPGEATVIDHLALTQPWHHFDESVLFHRTVLGLSPHETVELADPYGLFRSRALSASSDGPRLVLNLAPAPEEGGETRARHVAFAVGDIVAAVRRFRAAGAGLLRVPANYYDDLEARFEFAEGELETYRELGILYDRDERGGEFRHCYTETVGHVFFEFVQRTGGYAGFGAANAPIRLAAQRR, encoded by the coding sequence ATGCGTAAGTCCATCGCCACCGTCTGCCTCAGCGGCACCCTCACCGAGAAGCTGACGGCCGCCTCACGGGCCGGCTTCGACGGCGTCGAGATCTTCGAGAACGACCTCCTGGCGAGCCCGCTCGCCCCCGAGGAGATCGCCGCCCGTACAGCCGACCTCGGTCTGGGTATCGACCTCTACCAGCCGATGCGGGACATCGAGGCGGTCCCGGAAGAGATCTTCGCCCGCAACCTCAGGCGCGCCCGGCACAAGTTCGAGCTGATGCGCAGGCTCGGCGCCGACACCGTCCTCGTCTGCTCCAGCATCGCCCCCCAGGCCGTGGACGACGACGCCCTCGCGGCCGAGCAGCTGAGCCGACTCGCCGACTTGGCCCAGGAGTTCGGCATCAAGGTGGCCTACGAGGCACTCGCGTGGGGGCGGCACGTCAGCACGTACGGCCACGCCTGGCGGATCGTCGAAGCCGCAGACCATCCTGCGCTCGGCACCTGCCTGGACAGTTTTCACATCCTCTCCCGGGCTTCTGGACCCGAGGACCTCAAAGGCATCGCGGACATCCCCGGCGACAAGATCTTCTTCCTCCAGCTCGCCGACGCCCCGCTGATGGCCATGGACGTCCTCCAGTGGAGCCGCCACTACCGTTGCTTCCCCGGCCAGGGCGGCTTCGACGTGGCCGGACTTCTCCGCCACGTCCTGAACGCGGGATACGACGGCCCCCTTTCACTGGAGGTCTTCAACGACGTCTTCCGCCAGGCGGACGCGGGCCGCACCGCGCTGGACGGGCTGCGCTCCCTGCTCGCCCTCGAGGAGAACGCCGGCGTCTCCCCGCTCCCGGCCCCGGTGATCCCCTCCGGCGTCGCCTTCGCGGAACTCGCCACCAGCGACCCGGAACCCGTCGGTGAACTCCTCACCGCCCTCGGCTTCACCCGCACCGCCCGCCATCACGGCAAGCCGGTCGACCTCTGGGAGCAGGGCGGAGCCCGCATCCTGGTCAACACGGGTGCCGCCGGTCGCCGTACGGACACCACCCTGGCCGCCGTAGGCCTGGAGACGGCGGATCCGGCAGCCTCCGCCCGCCGCGCGGAAGCCCTGCTCGCGCCCGCCCTGCCCAAGCGCCGTGCCGCACAGGACGTTCCGTTGGAGTCGATAGCGGCCCCCGACGGCACCGAAGTCCTCTTCTGTTCGACCGGCCGCCCCGAACTCCCCAGCTGGACCGACGACTTCACGTACACGGCCGAGAGCGGACCCGGAGAAGCCACCGTCATCGACCACCTCGCGCTGACCCAGCCGTGGCACCACTTCGACGAATCGGTGCTCTTCCACCGCACGGTGCTGGGCCTCAGCCCGCACGAGACCGTCGAACTCGCCGACCCCTACGGCCTGTTCCGCAGCCGAGCCCTGTCCGCCTCGTCCGACGGGCCCCGGCTGGTCCTCAACCTCGCGCCCGCTCCGGAGGAGGGCGGCGAAACCCGCGCCCGGCACGTGGCGTTCGCCGTCGGCGACATCGTCGCCGCGGTGCGCCGCTTCCGGGCGGCCGGGGCCGGGCTGCTGCGCGTCCCGGCGAACTACTACGACGACCTCGAGGCGCGATTCGAGTTCGCGGAGGGCGAGTTGGAGACCTACCGCGAACTGGGCATCCTCTACGACCGTGACGAGCGGGGCGGCGAGTTCCGGCACTGCTACACCGAGACGGTCGGCCACGTCTTCTTCGAGTTCGTGCAGCGGACCGGCGGCTATGCGGGGTTCGGCGCGGCGAACGCGCCCATCCGGTTGGCCGCCCAGCGAAGGTAG
- a CDS encoding aldo/keto reductase → MTSETITADAAGTWTLGDLTVNRIGFGAMRLTGSAAFHFGTPSDRQRSIAVLRRAIELGVNHIDTAAFYFSSLRSANEIINSALSPYPDDLIIAAKVGPFRDYAGEWGTSARPEDLRGHVEENLRQLGRDQLDLVYLRRMRQESIAEHFGALAELRDKGLIRHLGISDVEPRHLAEAQAIAPVVSVQNRFGLDSRNRATDDMVRICGEQGIAFVPFFAIAGDAGAEGATTAHDQAVLAVARAHDATPAQVRLAWTLAQGPHVLAIPGTGNPDHLTENIAAGALRLTDDELDVLNALHQKAG, encoded by the coding sequence ATGACCTCCGAAACGATCACCGCGGACGCGGCAGGCACCTGGACACTCGGCGATCTCACCGTCAACCGCATCGGCTTCGGCGCGATGCGGCTGACGGGCAGCGCGGCTTTCCACTTCGGGACCCCGAGCGACCGGCAGCGGTCGATCGCCGTGCTGCGCAGGGCGATCGAGCTCGGCGTGAACCACATCGACACGGCCGCCTTCTACTTCTCCTCGCTGCGCTCCGCCAACGAGATCATCAACAGCGCGCTGTCCCCGTACCCCGACGACCTCATCATCGCCGCAAAGGTCGGGCCCTTCCGGGACTACGCGGGCGAGTGGGGCACCTCGGCCCGACCGGAGGACCTGCGCGGTCACGTCGAGGAGAACCTCCGCCAGCTCGGCCGCGACCAGCTCGACCTGGTGTATCTCCGCCGGATGCGCCAGGAGTCGATCGCCGAGCACTTCGGGGCCCTCGCCGAACTGCGCGACAAGGGCCTGATCCGGCACCTCGGCATCTCCGACGTCGAGCCCCGGCACCTCGCCGAGGCGCAGGCCATCGCGCCGGTGGTGTCCGTGCAGAACCGTTTCGGGCTCGACTCCCGCAACCGGGCCACCGACGACATGGTGCGGATCTGCGGCGAACAGGGCATCGCCTTCGTGCCGTTCTTCGCGATCGCCGGGGACGCCGGAGCCGAGGGCGCCACCACCGCCCACGACCAGGCGGTGCTCGCCGTCGCACGGGCGCACGACGCGACCCCCGCCCAGGTCCGGCTCGCCTGGACCCTCGCCCAGGGCCCGCACGTCCTGGCGATCCCCGGCACCGGCAACCCCGACCATCTCACCGAGAACATCGCGGCAGGCGCGCTGAGGCTCACCGACGACGAGCTGGACGTCCTGAACGCACTGCATCAGAAAGCCGGTTGA
- a CDS encoding DUF664 domain-containing protein: MHAKDILIDAYTRIQEEVHAAVEGLTVDDLHRRPGPDANSVAWLVWHLTRVQDDHVAGAFDLEQVWLTQDWEKRFGLDLKPHDIGYGHTSAQVAKVRVDSADLLTGYYDAVHDQTLAALRGLTAEDLDRVVDENWDPPVTLGVRLVSVLSDDYEHVGQAAYLRGLYQSA, translated from the coding sequence ATGCATGCAAAGGACATCCTCATCGACGCGTACACCCGCATCCAGGAAGAGGTCCACGCGGCCGTCGAGGGCCTCACCGTCGACGACCTCCACCGTCGCCCCGGCCCCGACGCCAACTCCGTCGCCTGGCTGGTCTGGCATCTCACCCGCGTCCAGGACGACCACGTGGCCGGCGCCTTCGACCTCGAACAGGTCTGGCTGACGCAGGACTGGGAGAAGCGCTTCGGCCTGGACCTGAAGCCCCATGACATCGGGTACGGCCACACCTCCGCGCAGGTCGCCAAGGTGCGGGTCGACTCCGCCGACCTGCTGACCGGCTACTACGACGCCGTGCACGACCAGACACTCGCAGCCCTGCGCGGCCTGACGGCCGAGGACCTGGACCGGGTCGTGGACGAGAACTGGGATCCGCCGGTCACGCTGGGCGTCCGGCTGGTCAGCGTCCTGTCCGACGACTACGAGCACGTCGGACAGGCCGCCTATCTGCGGGGGCTGTATCAGAGCGCGTAG